From Cercospora beticola chromosome 6, complete sequence, a single genomic window includes:
- a CDS encoding uncharacterized protein (MEROPS:MER0004921) produces the protein MGTNWRGRAFQHFFYKNFKDSGFEDRKIWIRAAADTRPWIDLSGGVGIYGVSAGGFNALAALLWHGEFYTAAIADSGNHDQRLANAEYGEVFMGWPVDDAIYDASSNVVNAHRLNGSLLLLAGELDDNVDPSCTLQVVNALNAAGKDFDFMLVPGAGHGVLHLRDEIVQLGKKFNNFWKNWLSST, from the exons ATGGGAACGAACTGGCGCGGTAGAGCTTTCCAACACTTCTTCTACAAGAATTTCAAAGACTCTGGTTTCGAAGATCGGAAGATCTGGATAAGAGCAGCTGCCGACACGAGGCCATGGATAGATTTGTCTGGTGGGGTCGGGATCTACGGTGTTTCCGCCGGGGGTTTTAACGCATTGGCTGCGCTGCTATGGCATGGCGAGTTCTACACCGCTGCAATCGCTGATAGTGGGAATCATGACCAGC GTCTTGCCAACGCTGAATACGGTGAG GTCTTCATGGGATGGCCGGTCGATGACGCTATCTACGACGCGAGCTCAAACGTGGTGAATGCACATCGGCTGAACGgttctttgctgctgcttgctggcgAGCTGGATGACAATGTCGATCCATCGTGCACATTGCAAGTTGTCAATGCCCTGAACGCGGCAGGGAAGGATTTCGACTTCATGCTTGTGCCAGGTGCTGGGCACGGTGTCCTGCATCTGCGGGACGAGATCGTTCAACTTGGGAAAAAGTTCAACAACTTTTGGAAGAATTGGTTGAGCTCGACGTGA